The genomic segment CTTGGCCAACGTGATGACCTGGGCTCGCCGGAACCGGTGTGTCCCCAGCTCCCTGGCCATCTACGGCGGGCCGGCCGACCGTGCCTACGCCGTCACCTGCGTGCCCAACCCCGATCGCATCGCGTGGCGGGCGCAGGCGATGGGTACGTCCGGCGAGTATCAGAACTGGTTCGACCAATACACCCCGCAGGGAATGCGGCCCACGATGGTGGACGCGTCCGACGATCTGCAGTACGCGGCAATCTTCACCAACGACCACATCGGCCCCTGGGTGGCCCGGCACGATCTGACGCCGGCGCAGTACCAGGCCGAGTTCGACGCGCAGGCCGCGCTGGGCCGCTACCCGATCTCGGTGCAGGGCGGTGGGCTCGGCGCCGGCATCCGCTACGCGGCCGTGTTCGCCGGAGTCTGACCAGCTGCCCCTCAGATCGCCTGCTCCGCCAGCGGGCGCCACTCGTCCCAGGTGGCGAGCCGTTCGCGGTAGAGCTTCTCGGCCACGACGTACGGGTACGGGCCGAGGAACAGGCGCAGGGGCGGACGTTCCGCGTCGACCAGGTGCAGGATGACCGGGGCGGTCACCGCGGGGTCGGCCGGCCTGCGCCCCGTCGCTCCGGCCCGGCGCGCCTCGCGTACCGGCTCGTAAGCCTCGATCGGGTCGGTGTGCACGGCAGACTCGCCGGACCAGTCCGTGCCGTACGGGCCGGGCTCGATGATCGTCACTCGGGGCCCGAACGGGGCCAGCTCGGCGGCGAGGGCCTCGCTGAGCCCTTCGAGCGCCCACTTCGACGCGTTGTAGAGACCGAGGGTCGGGAAGGCGCCGATGCCGCCGATGCTGGAGACCTGCAGGAGGTGACCCTGGGCCTGGGCCCGCAGCACAGGCAGGACGGCCTGGGTCACCCACAGCGCGCCGAAGAAGTTCGTCTCCATCTGCGCGCGGGCCTGGTCCTCGGTGGTCTCCTCGACCGTGCCGAACAATCCGTATCCGGCGTTGTTGACCACGACGTCCAGGCGGCCGAACGTGTCGACGGCCCGTGACACCGCCGCGAACACGGCCGGGCGGTCGGTGACGTCCAAGGGCAGCGCGAGGAACCGGTCGCCGTGCGCCCGGGCCAGGTCTTCGAGTGTGCGCGGGTCTCGTGCGGTCCCGGCGACCCGATCGCCGCGGTCGAGCGCCGCTCGCGCCCAGACCCGTCCGAAGCCGCGGGACGCACCGGTGATGAACCATGTTTTCATGACTCGACCGTCCGCCTCCGGACCACCGGTAACCAGACCCCTGCCAGGGGTAGCCTCGAGCAGGTGCACGGCGACAACGAGTTCGGCCATTTCCTCCGGGCCCGGCGCGGGCGGATCCCGCCGCAGCAAGTGGGACTGAAGCCGTCCGGGCGCCGGCGTGTGCCGGGGCTGCGTCGTGAGGAACTTGCCCGCATCGCCGGAGTGAGCCCGCGCTACCTGACCCGGCTCGAGCAGGGACAGGACCGGAACCCCTCGCCACAGGTGTTGCGGGCGCTGGCCACCGCTCTGCGGCTGAACGCCGACGAAACGGCGCACCTGTACGCGCTGGCCGGGCCGCCACCGCTGGTCACGGGGCACGACGAGGTGTCCGATGTCGTGCAGCGACTGCTCGACGCGTGGACCGACGTCCCGGCGTACGTCCGCAACCGGCGCTTCGACGTGCTGGCGGCCAACAAGAGCGCCATGGCACTCTCCACGCTCTACCTGCCCGGCGAAAACCTGGTGCGGGGCATGTTTCTCGATCCGGCCGTGCGCACACTGTTCCCCGACTGGACCGAGATTGCCGCGCAGACCGCTGCCGCCCTGCGTGCGGAGGGTGTCCGGGACGATCCCCGTACGGCTGAACTCATCTCGTCGATGCTGGGCGACAGCGACTTCCGGGCGATGTGGTCGGCTCACGACGTCCGGCCGGTACGCGACGCGGTCAAGCGATTCGACCACCCGATCGTCGGGTCGCTGACACTACGGCGCGAGGCGCTGTCGATCGCGGGTAGCCCGGACCGGGTGCTCATCACCTACCAGGGCGACCCGGGCACGTCGTCTGCGGCCGCGCTGGCCCGCTTACGTTGAGGAGACTTACGGGTATCCACCGATGTCCTCCGGCGCGGCGTCGTTCCTAGGCTTCGGCTATGAGACCGACGGCTCTCCTCGCGCCCCTTTTCCTGCTGGCGTACGGCATCGCGCGGTGGATCGACGGCTGGGACGGCGACCGGCACAACGGGCCGGCGTGGGACATCGGCCACGTCGCCTTCTTCATCGGCATGGCGCTGTTCGGCCTTCTCGCGGTGCAGCTGCGCGGTTCGGTCCCGGTCCGGCGCCGCGGGGTCGCCACGGCGGCGGCCGTCGCAGCGGTGGCCGGTGTGGCGTCTTTCCTCTGGGTGATCGCAGGTGACCTGTACGGCGACTTCCCGCCGCTGGCCGGATGGCTCGAGGTCACCGGGCCGGCGCTGTTCGGGCTGGGCCTGCTGACTCTGCTGGGCCTGCTCGCGGCGGCCGGGCGGGTGCCACTGTGGAGCCCGCTGCTGTTCCTGGCCGGCTATGTGTCGATCAGCGTACGGCTGGATCTGCTGCCGTTCGCGGCGGCGACGATCCTGGTGGCCTGCCTGCCGCTGGCTCTGCCGTCGCGGGAGCCGGCCCCGGTCTGAGGCGGCGCGCCCTCAGCGCAACCATGGCACCTGCTTCGAGGTATACCGTTGCGGGCCTTGTGGACGCCGGTTACGGGCGGGACGCGTCGTGGATGTCACGCAGGGTGGGAACGGCCGAGAAGGCCACCCACAGGGTGGCCGCGGCGACGCCGGCCGCGCCGGTTGCCATCGCGGTG from the Paractinoplanes abujensis genome contains:
- a CDS encoding helix-turn-helix domain-containing protein; its protein translation is MHGDNEFGHFLRARRGRIPPQQVGLKPSGRRRVPGLRREELARIAGVSPRYLTRLEQGQDRNPSPQVLRALATALRLNADETAHLYALAGPPPLVTGHDEVSDVVQRLLDAWTDVPAYVRNRRFDVLAANKSAMALSTLYLPGENLVRGMFLDPAVRTLFPDWTEIAAQTAAALRAEGVRDDPRTAELISSMLGDSDFRAMWSAHDVRPVRDAVKRFDHPIVGSLTLRREALSIAGSPDRVLITYQGDPGTSSAAALARLR
- a CDS encoding SDR family NAD(P)-dependent oxidoreductase codes for the protein MKTWFITGASRGFGRVWARAALDRGDRVAGTARDPRTLEDLARAHGDRFLALPLDVTDRPAVFAAVSRAVDTFGRLDVVVNNAGYGLFGTVEETTEDQARAQMETNFFGALWVTQAVLPVLRAQAQGHLLQVSSIGGIGAFPTLGLYNASKWALEGLSEALAAELAPFGPRVTIIEPGPYGTDWSGESAVHTDPIEAYEPVREARRAGATGRRPADPAVTAPVILHLVDAERPPLRLFLGPYPYVVAEKLYRERLATWDEWRPLAEQAI